A single genomic interval of Gemmatimonadota bacterium harbors:
- a CDS encoding CDGSH iron-sulfur domain-containing protein codes for MNNIAAVPPNGPLCLTGDVRVEVAGEIVAESDSVALCRCGHSNNKPFCDGSHRTAEFDDPGLIRGGRLVPAADGNAGADDPVRIVCVGNGPLAVRGPLTVVAADGTMSQGVKGSLCRCGESSTKPFCDGSHREAGFEAP; via the coding sequence ATGAACAACATCGCCGCAGTGCCGCCGAACGGTCCGCTGTGCCTTACGGGAGACGTCCGGGTCGAGGTGGCGGGCGAGATCGTCGCCGAGTCGGACTCGGTCGCCCTGTGCCGATGCGGTCATTCCAACAACAAACCGTTTTGCGACGGGTCCCACCGAACGGCCGAATTCGACGACCCCGGCCTGATCCGGGGCGGTAGGCTCGTTCCGGCGGCCGACGGGAACGCAGGCGCGGACGACCCCGTGCGCATCGTCTGCGTCGGCAACGGCCCCCTCGCGGTGCGCGGCCCCTTGACCGTGGTGGCCGCCGACGGAACCATGTCCCAGGGCGTGAAGGGTTCGCTCTGTCGGTGCGGCGAATCTTCCACCAAGCCGTTCTGTGACGGAAGTCACCGCGAGGCGGGATTCGAGGCTCCGTGA
- a CDS encoding molybdenum cofactor guanylyltransferase, translating to MGDFSSCLLGAVLAGGGSSRFGKDKTRAGLGGAPLVARARNTLAKSFEEVVVALARDAAAADVRGLPTARSAIVHDRRSGRGPMAGIEAALLEAEKRGRSGAFVLACDLPLVTPATVEELVKIWKQEEAPAVAAKLNLRHLEGEERGRLPSIQPLCAVYSCTLLGALDTALSGVVPSMHSFFSAVGGRPVQLTEAGDDEFLNVNTQADLDRAEAVVAGRSGLGGEAFNATPEPGSGNVRHDKLGTP from the coding sequence ATGGGTGACTTCTCCTCCTGCCTCCTCGGAGCGGTGCTCGCCGGTGGCGGGAGTTCGAGGTTCGGGAAGGACAAGACCAGAGCAGGTCTCGGCGGAGCACCCTTGGTCGCTCGGGCGCGGAACACTCTGGCGAAGTCGTTCGAAGAGGTAGTGGTGGCGCTGGCCAGGGACGCGGCGGCAGCGGATGTGCGCGGCCTTCCGACGGCCCGGAGTGCAATCGTGCACGACCGCCGGAGCGGGAGAGGACCGATGGCGGGAATCGAAGCGGCCCTCCTCGAGGCGGAGAAGCGCGGTCGGTCGGGAGCCTTCGTGCTGGCGTGCGATCTTCCCCTCGTGACTCCGGCCACCGTGGAGGAGCTTGTGAAGATCTGGAAGCAAGAGGAAGCCCCGGCCGTCGCGGCCAAGCTGAACCTCCGTCATCTCGAGGGCGAAGAGCGCGGACGTCTTCCGTCGATCCAGCCGCTCTGCGCCGTCTATTCCTGCACCCTGCTGGGGGCGCTCGACACCGCCCTCTCGGGCGTGGTCCCCTCCATGCACTCGTTCTTCAGCGCGGTCGGGGGCAGGCCGGTGCAGCTCACGGAAGCCGGCGACGATGAGTTCCTGAACGTCAACACGCAAGCGGATCTGGACAGGGCTGAGGCGGTGGTCGCGGGTCGGTCCGGCCTTGGGGGCGAGGCATTTAACGCGACACCGG
- a CDS encoding S9 family peptidase: MTAYRFVTLVSLALLSVSLLSDPEPAAAQDRRARNQRANFELAARFAPYKMSEMVHSTRVAPRWIEGSEKFWYEWEDSDGTYYYIVDPERATKTSIFDNDRIAAELTRITRDPHDGQHLPIRSIRFIDDNTLHFQVQSSQDEEVEEEEDDEVEEDMEEEEEGERSRTRTRKRTHYFEYTISTQTLREMEDYEHPDNHPNWASVSPDGETVIFARHHNLWMMNGEDYRRIVDARRGKTGDEADEAGDEVEVEETQLTTDGEKYYTYEGNYTGRGETNVSMEEEKDDRKPTSIQWSKDSRYFSFVRRDNREVGELWVVHVVGDGNERPELETYSYEMAGEEKVTQEELIVYDLETRSQVTVAHDPWSDEDLQVVTDRQFFYPDSDEPRRALWISDEPGVLHFMRLSRDRHRAAVMTADAATGEASMLFVDSLNTYIETRPIEMLDNGDMLWWSERDGWAHVYRYDSSGEMIDRLTEGPWHVDGIAGVDEAAGHVFLVGNSREEGEDPYYFHLYRVGLDGSGLTLLNPGDFDHQASMGESRRFFVDNHSRVNTVPASALFASTGRKIMDLETADFSALEAAGYQMPEPYKVESADGVTDIYGVMYKPYDFDSDRDYPIVAYVYPGPQTESVSKSWSTNSTEQGLAQFGMIVVTMGNRGGHPDRSKWYHNYGYGDLRDYGLADKKAVIEQLADRHNYIDRDRVGIYGHSGGGFMSTAAMLVYPDFFKVAVSSAGNHNNDVYNRWWSETHHGVKEVVDDEGEVTWEYEIERNSDLAANLKGHLLLTTGDNDNNVHHAGTFRMAEALIRANKRFDFFIFPGQRHGFGDMSNYWFWLRAEYFVKHLLGDERWDVDILELQGHFPKTR; the protein is encoded by the coding sequence ATGACAGCTTATCGATTCGTCACCCTTGTTTCGCTGGCCCTCCTGAGCGTCTCGCTTCTCTCCGACCCCGAACCCGCCGCCGCCCAGGACCGCCGCGCACGGAACCAGCGGGCCAACTTCGAGCTCGCCGCTCGCTTCGCTCCGTACAAGATGAGCGAAATGGTGCACAGCACACGCGTCGCCCCGAGGTGGATCGAGGGATCCGAAAAGTTCTGGTACGAATGGGAGGACTCGGACGGCACCTATTACTACATCGTCGATCCCGAGCGCGCTACGAAGACGAGCATCTTCGACAACGACCGCATCGCCGCCGAGCTCACTCGCATCACCCGCGATCCACACGACGGGCAGCACCTTCCCATTCGCAGCATCCGCTTCATCGACGACAACACGCTTCACTTCCAGGTCCAGTCCTCGCAGGACGAGGAGGTCGAGGAAGAGGAAGACGACGAGGTCGAAGAGGACATGGAGGAGGAGGAGGAGGGGGAACGGTCGCGAACCCGCACCCGCAAGCGCACCCACTATTTCGAGTACACGATCTCGACGCAGACCTTGCGTGAAATGGAGGATTACGAGCACCCGGACAACCATCCCAACTGGGCCAGCGTCTCGCCCGACGGCGAAACCGTGATCTTCGCTCGCCATCACAACCTGTGGATGATGAACGGCGAGGACTACCGGCGCATCGTCGACGCCAGGCGGGGCAAGACCGGAGACGAGGCCGACGAGGCCGGAGACGAGGTGGAGGTGGAGGAGACTCAACTGACCACCGACGGCGAGAAGTACTACACATACGAGGGCAACTACACGGGGCGCGGCGAGACCAACGTCTCGATGGAAGAGGAGAAGGACGATCGCAAACCGACCTCGATCCAGTGGTCGAAGGATTCGCGCTACTTCTCCTTCGTGCGCCGCGACAACCGCGAGGTGGGCGAGCTCTGGGTAGTGCACGTGGTAGGCGACGGCAACGAGCGCCCCGAGCTCGAGACCTACTCCTACGAGATGGCCGGCGAGGAAAAGGTCACCCAGGAGGAGCTCATCGTATACGACCTCGAGACCAGGTCGCAGGTCACCGTCGCGCACGACCCGTGGTCCGACGAGGATCTCCAGGTCGTCACTGACCGACAGTTCTTCTACCCCGATTCCGACGAACCCCGGCGGGCGCTCTGGATCTCGGACGAGCCGGGCGTGCTCCACTTCATGCGCCTCAGCCGCGACCGGCACCGCGCCGCGGTGATGACGGCCGACGCCGCCACCGGCGAAGCTTCCATGCTCTTCGTGGACTCGCTCAACACGTACATCGAGACCCGCCCCATCGAGATGCTCGACAACGGCGACATGCTGTGGTGGTCGGAGCGCGACGGCTGGGCCCACGTCTACCGTTACGACTCCTCGGGTGAGATGATCGACCGGCTTACCGAGGGTCCGTGGCACGTGGACGGCATCGCGGGCGTGGACGAGGCCGCCGGCCACGTCTTTCTGGTCGGCAACTCGAGGGAGGAGGGCGAAGATCCGTACTACTTCCACCTCTATCGGGTCGGACTCGACGGGTCCGGGCTCACCCTGCTCAACCCCGGCGACTTCGATCACCAGGCGTCGATGGGAGAGTCGCGGCGCTTCTTCGTCGACAACCACTCGCGGGTGAACACCGTTCCGGCCTCCGCGCTCTTCGCCTCCACGGGCCGCAAGATCATGGACTTGGAGACGGCGGACTTCTCGGCGCTCGAAGCCGCGGGCTACCAGATGCCCGAGCCCTACAAGGTGGAATCCGCCGACGGCGTGACCGACATCTACGGCGTCATGTACAAGCCCTACGACTTCGATTCGGACCGCGACTACCCGATCGTCGCCTACGTCTACCCGGGACCCCAGACCGAGTCGGTGTCGAAATCCTGGTCGACGAACTCGACCGAGCAGGGTCTGGCCCAGTTCGGCATGATAGTCGTCACCATGGGGAACCGCGGCGGTCACCCCGACCGTTCCAAGTGGTACCACAACTACGGCTACGGCGACCTGCGCGACTACGGACTCGCCGACAAGAAGGCCGTGATCGAGCAGCTGGCCGACCGCCACAACTACATCGACCGCGACCGGGTCGGCATCTACGGTCACTCGGGCGGTGGATTCATGTCGACCGCGGCGATGCTGGTCTACCCCGACTTCTTCAAGGTGGCGGTGTCTTCGGCGGGCAACCACAACAACGATGTCTACAACCGCTGGTGGTCGGAGACGCATCACGGCGTCAAAGAGGTGGTGGACGACGAAGGCGAAGTGACCTGGGAATACGAAATCGAACGCAACTCGGACCTCGCCGCCAACCTGAAAGGCCACCTTCTGCTCACGACCGGCGACAACGACAACAACGTCCACCACGCCGGCACCTTCCGTATGGCGGAAGCTCTGATCCGGGCGAACAAGCGTTTCGACTTCTTCATCTTCCCAGGCCAGAGGCACGGCTTCGGCGACATGAGCAACTACTGGTTCTGGCTGCGGGCGGAGTACTTCGTGAAGCATCTACTCGGGGACGAACGTTGGGATGTCGACATACTCGAGCTTCAGGGGCACTTCCCGAAGACGCGCTAG
- a CDS encoding BatA domain-containing protein, with amino-acid sequence MGALNPTLLFAAALVAVPVLLHLLHRRDADTFVFPALRYLVRTERDRSRRIRLRQLILLALRTAVVLVLALAAARLYLRSGTGGHPPTAVALVIDNSLSSGLVRGEDRVLDGLVDLARVTLDLAGEDDRFWMIRAGEPWMPATPLRAREAVAELANIRPSDARGDARAALAKARALLEETEFAHHEIHFLSDMQATAFDADAPPESEEAGSGPEARIPLIAPAPPEAAGDNRGVVSVVVGGGAAPVVGTRAEVAVTAGPGVGGKETQVRVATADLVRGVLDLTPGAAGRIELPRTAAGWTSGYAEIEPDRLRADDRRYFVFEAAPPTTVATAGPVGMFVAEALAVLGEAGRISRSPPDGADLLVSADGVPGRVNGNGATLVLPPADAARLPALNRRLVGMGIGWRLERRALTGGAALEGMKLPEPLDGTRVDRAYGLVPVEGADDPGRVLAELAGEAWAVEGRDNRGGRFLLLASPLDERSTSLPVSAGMVPFFNWIVGQWTRRGADGGRFAERLAGEPLPTPPGVTAVRLPSGRIRPVDGARTLRETGEAGLYAFLIGGAEVPVSDSTAPEVSGGGGTNPGGTNSVTSASSAVSVGGDPGAELLHSWAAVVPDPRESDLTPLSEDDVRDLAGVEIAGDAQEWADLVFRSRRGPELWRLLLGAGLILLVLEGLVAASTARGRRSG; translated from the coding sequence TTGGGCGCACTGAATCCCACGCTGCTCTTCGCGGCCGCCCTGGTGGCGGTGCCGGTGCTCCTCCACCTCCTCCACCGACGCGATGCGGACACCTTCGTCTTCCCCGCGCTCCGCTACCTGGTACGCACCGAGCGCGATCGCTCCCGTCGCATACGGCTGCGGCAGCTAATTCTGCTAGCTCTGCGCACGGCGGTGGTGCTTGTGCTGGCGCTCGCGGCCGCTCGTCTCTACCTGAGGTCCGGCACGGGGGGTCATCCTCCCACGGCGGTTGCGCTGGTGATCGACAACTCGCTCAGCAGCGGACTGGTGCGCGGTGAGGACCGGGTGCTCGACGGCTTGGTCGATCTGGCTCGGGTCACGCTCGATCTCGCCGGTGAGGACGACCGCTTCTGGATGATCAGGGCGGGAGAACCTTGGATGCCCGCGACCCCGCTCCGGGCCCGAGAGGCGGTGGCCGAGCTTGCGAATATCCGTCCCTCGGACGCTCGAGGTGACGCCCGCGCCGCGCTGGCGAAGGCTCGGGCTCTGCTCGAAGAGACAGAGTTCGCGCACCACGAGATCCACTTCCTGTCCGACATGCAGGCCACCGCCTTCGACGCGGACGCCCCGCCGGAATCCGAGGAGGCGGGCTCCGGACCGGAGGCACGCATCCCCCTTATAGCGCCGGCGCCGCCGGAGGCCGCAGGCGACAACCGGGGCGTGGTCTCGGTCGTCGTGGGCGGCGGAGCAGCTCCGGTGGTCGGCACCCGAGCCGAGGTGGCGGTCACTGCAGGACCGGGCGTCGGCGGAAAGGAGACGCAGGTCAGGGTGGCGACCGCCGACCTGGTGCGCGGCGTGCTCGACCTGACACCCGGGGCCGCCGGGCGGATCGAGCTGCCCCGGACCGCAGCAGGCTGGACATCGGGCTATGCCGAGATCGAGCCCGACCGGCTTCGCGCCGACGATCGCCGCTACTTCGTCTTCGAGGCCGCCCCACCCACCACGGTCGCCACCGCTGGCCCGGTGGGCATGTTCGTCGCCGAGGCTCTCGCAGTGCTGGGCGAGGCGGGGCGGATCTCCCGCTCACCGCCCGACGGAGCCGACCTCCTGGTAAGCGCGGACGGCGTTCCGGGACGCGTGAACGGAAATGGTGCGACGCTGGTCCTGCCGCCGGCCGACGCCGCGCGCCTCCCGGCCCTGAACCGACGACTGGTAGGGATGGGCATCGGCTGGCGGCTGGAGAGGAGGGCGTTGACGGGCGGAGCCGCGCTCGAAGGGATGAAGCTGCCGGAGCCGCTCGATGGTACGCGAGTGGACCGAGCCTACGGGCTGGTCCCCGTCGAAGGCGCTGACGACCCGGGGCGCGTGCTCGCGGAGCTGGCCGGGGAAGCCTGGGCGGTGGAGGGTCGCGACAACCGAGGGGGGCGCTTCCTCCTGCTGGCGTCGCCTCTCGACGAACGCTCCACTTCGTTGCCGGTCTCGGCCGGCATGGTTCCGTTCTTCAACTGGATCGTCGGCCAGTGGACGCGGAGGGGCGCCGACGGGGGCCGCTTCGCCGAGCGCTTGGCGGGCGAACCGCTGCCCACTCCGCCAGGTGTGACGGCGGTGCGCCTGCCGTCCGGGCGGATCCGACCCGTGGACGGCGCGAGAACCCTGCGTGAGACCGGCGAGGCGGGACTCTACGCGTTCCTGATCGGCGGGGCTGAGGTGCCGGTCTCGGACTCCACCGCCCCTGAGGTTTCGGGCGGCGGCGGCACGAACCCGGGCGGCACCAACTCCGTCACCTCGGCTTCGAGCGCCGTGAGCGTTGGTGGCGATCCTGGCGCCGAGCTTCTCCACTCTTGGGCGGCGGTGGTCCCGGACCCCAGGGAATCCGACCTTACACCGCTTTCCGAAGACGATGTCCGGGATCTGGCCGGAGTGGAAATCGCGGGCGACGCCCAGGAATGGGCCGACCTCGTCTTTCGCAGCCGGAGAGGACCCGAGCTCTGGCGCCTCCTGCTCGGAGCGGGATTGATCCTCCTCGTGCTCGAAGGTCTGGTCGCAGCGTCGACGGCGAGGGGAAGACGAAGCGGATGA
- a CDS encoding membrane dipeptidase, whose protein sequence is MKNRRYSGYRSYSYLEPGADYREFELCAETGRVDSMRVELDGAGEERARALASASPMISMHEHLGVFPERIDETPEYCRAGRMHTAFRGIAESLWDCVFDNLMDGLCRIRSHSGWQWEDVLHDLGMRLSDLAHQDFVTPCLRAEDVERARAAGRVAWVATMEGAAMIEHDLDRIDILHGFGLRSLGITYSESNALGNGLKEHRDGGLTNFGRRAVERMNKLGLLIDCSHCGDRTTLDTVQWSEKPVVLSHIGARALWDSKRLAPDEVIEAVAAKGGVIGIEAAPHTTLTRNNRTHNLEALMEHFEHVKALVGIDHVGFGPDTTYGDHVGLHRVYAAALSLKESKGAGRSGQEYDEVEFVDGIENPTEGGHNILRWLVREGYSDDDIAKVMGGNALRVMRLAWE, encoded by the coding sequence ATGAAGAACCGACGCTACTCCGGCTACCGGTCATACTCCTACCTCGAGCCCGGGGCGGACTACCGCGAGTTCGAACTCTGTGCCGAAACCGGGCGCGTGGACTCCATGCGAGTGGAGCTCGACGGGGCGGGGGAGGAACGGGCGAGGGCTCTCGCCTCGGCCTCTCCCATGATCTCGATGCACGAGCATCTGGGAGTCTTCCCGGAGAGGATCGACGAGACGCCGGAGTACTGCCGGGCCGGCCGGATGCACACCGCGTTCCGCGGCATCGCCGAGTCGCTTTGGGACTGCGTCTTCGACAACTTGATGGACGGCCTCTGCCGCATCCGTTCGCACTCGGGCTGGCAGTGGGAGGACGTGCTCCACGATCTCGGCATGCGCCTCTCCGATCTGGCGCATCAGGACTTCGTGACGCCGTGTCTGCGGGCGGAGGACGTGGAGCGGGCGCGAGCGGCAGGCCGCGTGGCGTGGGTGGCGACCATGGAAGGCGCCGCCATGATCGAGCACGACCTCGACCGCATCGACATCCTCCACGGTTTCGGACTGCGCTCGCTGGGAATCACCTACTCGGAGTCGAACGCACTCGGGAACGGCCTGAAAGAGCATCGCGACGGCGGGTTGACCAACTTCGGCCGGCGGGCGGTGGAGCGCATGAACAAGTTGGGACTGCTCATCGACTGCTCGCACTGCGGCGACCGGACCACGCTGGATACCGTCCAATGGAGTGAAAAACCCGTGGTTCTCTCGCACATCGGCGCTCGCGCGCTCTGGGACTCGAAGCGGTTGGCGCCGGACGAGGTGATCGAGGCGGTCGCGGCCAAGGGCGGCGTGATCGGGATCGAGGCCGCTCCGCACACCACCCTAACCCGCAACAACCGGACGCACAATCTCGAAGCTCTGATGGAGCACTTCGAGCATGTGAAGGCGCTCGTGGGGATCGACCACGTGGGCTTCGGGCCGGACACGACGTACGGAGACCACGTCGGGCTCCACCGCGTCTACGCGGCGGCGCTCTCGCTCAAGGAGTCGAAGGGAGCGGGGCGGTCCGGTCAGGAGTACGACGAGGTGGAGTTCGTCGACGGGATCGAGAATCCGACGGAGGGCGGTCACAACATCCTGCGCTGGCTCGTGCGCGAGGGCTATTCGGACGACGATATAGCCAAGGTCATGGGCGGAAACGCTCTCCGGGTCATGCGGCTCGCCTGGGAGTGA
- a CDS encoding DUF58 domain-containing protein — MSTPAALPDTARPDLADPATLAEIGGIELVAEAVVSGFLMGLHRSPKRGFSAEFAESRQYRPGDDTRYLDWRMFGRTDRYFVKQFQEETNLRAELVVDASASMEWSSDPSRLPAKLWYASHLGACISLILLRQGDAVGSIAFSDRVTSRIRARGGRRQWREITLALSGLRGGGGSGAEGALRDVARRLHKSGMVVLISDLLVDAEETIDACRFLRHRGHEVIVFHVMDPGERDLPASSEAKFVDPETGKESVVNVADLRAEYRTAVEDAVAEWRRAFGPFGIDYHLVGTDEPLATALRAALVKRERLG, encoded by the coding sequence GTGTCGACACCTGCCGCGCTACCCGATACCGCACGCCCCGATCTTGCCGATCCCGCGACCTTGGCGGAGATCGGCGGCATTGAACTGGTCGCCGAGGCCGTGGTGAGCGGCTTCCTAATGGGGCTGCACCGTTCGCCCAAACGCGGCTTCTCGGCTGAGTTCGCCGAATCGCGCCAGTACCGGCCCGGCGACGACACCCGATACCTCGACTGGCGGATGTTCGGCAGGACCGACCGCTACTTCGTCAAGCAGTTTCAGGAGGAGACCAACCTGCGCGCCGAGCTCGTCGTCGACGCCAGCGCCTCCATGGAGTGGTCCTCCGATCCGTCTCGTCTGCCCGCGAAGCTATGGTACGCGAGCCATCTGGGGGCCTGCATCTCGCTCATACTGCTTCGCCAGGGGGACGCGGTCGGCTCGATCGCGTTCAGCGACCGGGTCACGTCGAGAATCCGGGCGCGCGGCGGACGCAGGCAGTGGCGCGAGATCACCTTGGCGTTGTCCGGGCTTCGCGGCGGAGGCGGCTCCGGAGCAGAAGGGGCGCTGCGGGACGTCGCCCGACGTCTGCACAAGAGCGGCATGGTGGTGCTTATCTCGGACCTGCTTGTCGACGCCGAGGAGACCATCGACGCCTGCCGCTTCCTTCGCCACCGAGGCCACGAGGTCATCGTGTTCCACGTCATGGACCCGGGAGAGCGAGACCTGCCGGCGAGTTCGGAGGCGAAGTTCGTGGATCCGGAGACCGGCAAGGAGAGCGTAGTCAACGTCGCGGACCTGCGCGCCGAATACCGGACCGCGGTCGAGGATGCCGTGGCCGAATGGAGGCGAGCCTTCGGCCCCTTCGGGATCGACTATCATCTGGTCGGTACGGACGAACCGCTCGCGACGGCCCTCCGGGCGGCGTTGGTCAAGCGCGAACGTTTGGGATAG